A window of the Brassica oleracea var. oleracea cultivar TO1000 chromosome C1, BOL, whole genome shotgun sequence genome harbors these coding sequences:
- the LOC106342566 gene encoding uncharacterized protein At5g06450-like yields MANFDGPGFSMVDESWIQTKAIDIEPSTDFSPYLSRILEDCVWNGNRAIVFDVYWDVESVNTKSERRLSSVKLSTKNLCLFLRLPNQFSDNLKDLYRFFASKFVTFVGVQIEEDLVLLKENHGIVIRSYLEIGKLAAVARGTPIVEFLGARELAHKILSCDTSRLDSIQSKWDEAGGDDRLEAAAIEGWLIYNVYDQLQQ; encoded by the coding sequence ATGGCCAACTTCGATGGACCAGGATTCTCAATGGTTGACGAATCTTGGATCCAGACCAAAGCCATCGACATAGAACCCTCAACCGACTTCTCTCCTTACCTCTCCCGCATCCTAGAAGACTGCGTCTGGAACGGGAACAGAGCCATCGTCTTCGACGTCTACTGGGACGTCGAATCCGTGAACACAAAGTCCGAGCGGCGTCTCTCCTCGGTGAAGCTAAGCACCAAGAACCTCTGTCTCTTCCTCCGTCTACCAAACCAGTTCAGCGACAACCTCAAGGACCTCTACCGCTTCTTTGCTTCCAAGTTCGTCACGTTCGTCGGCGTCCAGATCGAAGAAGATCTTGTTCTGCTTAAAGAGAATCACGGGATTGTGATCAGAAGCTATTTGGAGATTGGGAAGTTGGCTGCTGTGGCTAGAGGAACTCCTATTGTGGAGTTTCTTGGAGCTAGAGAGTTGGCTCATAAGATACTTTCTTGTGATACGAGTAGACTTGATTCGATTCAGTCTAAGTGGGATGAAGCTGGGGGTGATGATCGTCTCGAAGCTGCAGCTATTGAAGGTTGGCTTATTTACAATGTATATGATCAGTTGCAGCAGTGA
- the LOC106336618 gene encoding lysine--tRNA ligase, translating into MEGSADQTTQAISKLSMDSTTSSTADGAGAPSKNALKKELKMKQREEERRRKEEEKAKQAPKATSQKAVAADDEDMDPTQYFENRLKYLAAEKAKGENPYPHKFAVTMSIPEYIEKYGGLNNGDHVEDAQVSLAGRIMSKRSSSSKLFFYDLHGEDFKVQVMADASKSGLDEAEFSKLHANTKRGDIVGVTGFPGKTKRGELSIFPRSFILLSHCLHMMPRKAENVNAKKPENWIPGEPRNPEAYVLKDQESRYRQRYLDLMLNVEVRQIFKTRANIISYVRRFLDNQRFLEVETPMMNMIAGGAAARPFVTHHNDLDMRLYMRIAPELFLKQLIVGGLERVYEIGKQFRNEGIDLTHNPEFTTCEFYMAFADYNDLMKMTEDMLSGMVKELTGGYKIKYHANGYDKEPIEIDFTPPFRRIEMIGELEKVANLNIPKDLASEEANKYLIDACAKFDVKCPPPQTTARLLDKLVGEFLEVSCVNPTFIINHPEIMSPLAKWHRSNNVLTERFELFINKHELCNAYTELNDPVVQRQRFADQLKDRQSGDDEAMALDETFCSALEYGLAPTGGWGLGIDRLAMLFTDSQNIKEVILFPAMRPQDDPAAAKASLQAGNKGE; encoded by the exons ATGGAAGGTTCAGCTGATCAAACCACGCAAGCAATTTCGAAACTATCCATGGACTCTACCACCTCCTCGACCGCTGATGGAGCTGGAGCTCCGAGTAAAAA TGCTCTGAAGAAGGAACTGAAGATGAAGCAGAGAGAGGAAGAGCGGAGACGCAAGGAAGAAGAAAAGGCCAAACAA GCTCCCAAGGCAACCTCACAGAAGGCTGTGGCAGCAGATGATGAGGATATGGATCCAACG CAATACTTTGAGAACAGATTGAAATACCTTGCGGCTGAGAAGGCTAAGGGGGAGAATCCATACCCTCACAAGTTTGCTGTGACAATGTCTATTCCTGAGTATATTGAGAAGTACGGTGGTTTGAACAATGGTGATCATGTTGAAGACGCTCAAGTTTCTCTAGCTG GGAGGATTATGAGCAAGAGATCTTCCTCTTCCAAGCTCTTCTTCTATGATCTGCATGGTGAGGATTTCAAGGTCCAAGTTATGGCTGATGCAAG CAAGTCAGGATTGGATGAAGCTGAGTTTTCGAAGCTCCATGCGAATACTAAGCGTGGTGATATTGTTGGTGTCACTGGGTTTCCAG GGAAGACTAAGAGAGGAGAGTTGAGTATTTTCCCCCGATCGTTTATTCTTCTGTCTCATTGCCTCCACATGATGCCGAGGAAAGCTGAGAATGTTAATGCAAAG AAACCTGAAAACTGGATTCCAGGTGAACCAAGAAATCCTGAAGCATATGTTCTGAAAGATCAG GAATCTCGATATCGCCAGCGTTATCTTGATCTGATGTTGAACGTGGAGGTTCGCCAGATATTCAAAACCAGAGCTAATATCATTTCCTACGTCCGCAGATTCCTTGACAATCAAAGATTCTTGGAG GTTGAGACGCCTATGATGAACATGATTGCTGGAGGAGCAGCTGCCCGACCATTCGTGACACACCACAACGATCTAGACATGAGGCTGTACATGCGTATCGCACCCGAACTCTTTCTGAAGCAACTTATTGTCGGTGGCTTGGAGCGTGTGTACGAGATTGGAAAGCAGTTCAGAAACGAGGGTATTGACCTGACCCACAACCCGGAGTTCACCACTTGCGAGTTCTATATGGCTTTCGCTGACTACAACGACCTCATGAAAATGACTGAGGATATGTTGAGTGGCATGGTCAAAGAGTTGACAGGCGGTTACAAGATCAAGTATCATGCTAATGGGTATGACAAGGAGCCAATCGAAATCGACTTCACTCCTCCGTTCAG GAGGATTGAGATGATAGGAGAGTTGGAGAAGGTGGCTAACCTTAATATACCAAAAGACTTGGCTAGTGAAGAGGCCAACAAGTATCTGATTGATGCGTGTGCCAAGTTCGACGTGAAATGCCCACCTCCTCAGACAACAGCTCGTCTGCTAGATAAA CTTGTTGGAGAATTTCTGGAAGTGTCCTGTGTGAACCCGACTTTCATCATCAACCATCCCGAGATCATGTCTCCCTTGGCAAAATGGCATAGATCAAACAATGTTCTCACCGAGAGATTCGAGCTCTTTATCAACAAACATGAA CTCTGCAACGCCTACACCGAGTTGAACGACCCTGTGGTCCAGCGTCAAAGGTTTGCTGATCAGCTCAAAGATAGGCAGTCTGGAGACGATGAGGCGATGGCTTTAGATGAAACTTTCTGCAGTGCTTTGGAATATGGATTAGCTCCTACGGGTGGTTGGGGGTTGGGTATTGACAGACTTGCCATGCTGTTCACTGACTCGCAGAACATCAAG GAAGTTATTCTCTTCCCGGCAATGAGGCCACAAGATGATCCAGCAGCCGCTAAAG CTTCTTTGCAAGCAGGGAACAAAGGAGAGTAG
- the LOC106296070 gene encoding putative phosphatidylglycerol/phosphatidylinositol transfer protein DDB_G0282179, whose product MSRIPLAISCFLFVSTIVRATDVEYCDDNKEYEVKVQGVNILPYPIVRGEPATFSISANTDNVISSGKLVIEVSYFGWHIHSETHDLCDETKCPVAVGDFLVAHSQVLPGYTPHGSYSLKMKMVDGHKKELTCIKFSFEIGLGSSLAAYI is encoded by the exons ATGTCGAGGATTCCTCTAGCTATCTCTTGCTTTCTCTTTGTCTCAACGATTGTTAGAGCCACCGATGTCGAGTACTGCG ATGATAACAAAGAGTATGAAGTAAAGGTCCAAGGAGTTAATATATTGCCTTATCCTATAGTTAGAGGCGAGCCAGCCACTTTCAGCATTTCTGCTAACACAG ACAATGTGATCTCAAGCGGGAAGCTGGTGATCGAAGTATCATACTTTGGATGGCATATTCATTCTGAGACACATGATCTTTGTGATGAAACAAAATGTCCAGTGGCAGTTGGAGATTTCTTGGTAGCGCACTCGCAAGTTCTACCCGGTTATACTCCTCAT GGTTCGTACTCACTTAAAATGAAGATGGTTGATGGGCACAAGAAGGAGTTAACATGCATCAAATTCTCATTTGAGATTGGACTTGGTTCATCCTTAGCCGCCTACATTTAG
- the LOC106327048 gene encoding dihydroneopterin aldolase 1 codes for MYSSLETTALATLSPRVLGRESSEKDMSMSGGDKLILKGLKFYGYHGAIPEEKTLGQMFLVDIDAWVSLKKAGESDNLDDTISYVDIFSIAKEIVEGPSRNLLETVAELIASKTLETFPRITAVRVKVSKPNVALIKTTIDYLGVEIFRQQKY; via the exons ATGTACAGCTCACTTGAAACGACGGCTCTGGCGACGTTGTCACCGCGAG TTCTTGGAAGAGAATCATCGGAGAAAGACATGTCAATGTCTGGAGGAGACAAACTGATACTCAAAGGGTTAAAGTTTTACGGTTACCATGGAGCGATTCCAGAAGAGAAGACTTTAGGGCAGATGTTTCTTGTTGACATTGATGCGTGGGTGAGTCTTAAAAAGGCTGGTGAATCAGACAACTTAGATGACACAATCAGCTACGTTGACATTTTCAG CATAGCTAAAGAAATTGTAGAAGGGCCATCAAGAAACCTTCTGGAGACAGTCGCAGAACTCATCGCGTCCAAAACGCTTGAAACGTTTCCTCGGATAACCGCTGTTCGGGTGAAGGTATCGAAGCCAAATGTTGCACTTATCAAGACTACTATTGATTACTTAGGGGTCGAGATTTTCCGACAGCAAAAGTATTGA
- the LOC106321334 gene encoding uncharacterized protein LOC106321334, with translation MVVKMMKWRPWPPLVTRKYEVKLSVRRLEGWDLAREPEKERLTVEIRWKGPKATLGSLRRPSVKRGFTKEAAAESDVVSWEEEEFQSVCSLTSYKEDDTLFYPWEIAFSLFTNGMKQGQKNKAPLAGTASLNLSEYARVTDQREFEINIPLTLSACIASEPHPLLCVSLSLFELRTTPETSDSQTAIVPVPSPPPPHQTEKEDVSAIKAGLRKVKIFVSTRKAKKACHREEEAEGRFSSFESSESLDLSEEASDECKEDLMSVRKSFSYGPLSYANGVGSSSNRGAKVSEEDEDWVYYSHRKSDVGGGGGGGGGCCSDVEDASAGLVYETSSSSLLQRRSILPWRKRKLSFRSPKAKGEPLLKKDNGEEGGDDIDYDRRQLSSDEALVRSKTDEDSSTVNPQHSSFLEFGDDSFAIGSWEEKEVVSRDGHMKLQTSVFLASIDQRSERAAGESACTALVAVIADWFQKNGSLMPIKSQFDSLIREGSLEWRNLCENETYMQQFPDKHFDLDTVLQAKIRSLTVVPGKSFVGFFHPEGMINEGSFEFLQGAMSFDSIWDEIINLDDDERVYIVSWNDHFFVLKVENEAYYIIDTLGERLYEGCDQAYILKFDDKTVIHKNLQGEESESEPEPEVVCSGKESCKEYIKSFLAAIPIRELQEDIKKGLASTAPVHQRLQVEFHYTEMSRDNDVVPV, from the exons ATGGTGGTGAAGATGATGAAGTGGCGGCCATGGCCGCCGCTGGTGACGAGGAAATACGAGGTGAAGCTATCCGTGAGGAGATTGGAAGGGTGGGATCTGGCGAGAGAGCCGGAGAAGGAGAGATTGACGGTGGAGATTCGGTGGAAAGGGCCCAAGGCGACGCTGGGGTCTCTGAGGAGGCCGTCTGTGAAAAGGGGCTTCACAAAGGAAGCTGCGGCGGAAAGCGACGTCGTTTCGTGGGAAGAGGAAGAGTTTCAGAGCGTGTGCTCCCTCACTTCTTACAAGGAGGACGACACTCTGTTTTATCCTTGGGAGATTGCTTTCTCTCTCTTCACCAAT GGAATGAAGCAAGGGCAGAAGAACAAAGCTCCTCTCGCTGGAACTGCATCTCTGAATCTTTCTGAATACGCCCGTGTAACCGATCAAAGAGAGTTTGAAATAAACATCCCTCTCACGCTCTCTGCTTGTATAGCCTCCGAGCCGCATCCTTTACTCTGT GTATCACTGAGCCTGTTTGAGCTCAGAACCACACCAGAAACCTCAGACTCACAAACAGCTATTGTGCCTGTCCCATCTCCACCTCCACCTCACCAAACCGAGAAGGAAGACGTTTCCGCAATCAAAGCCGGTCTAAGAAAAGTCAAGATCTTCGTTTCCACAAGGAAAGCCAAGAAGGCTTGCCACCGCGAGGAAGAAGCAGAAGGCAGATTCTCGAGCTTCGAATCCTCCGAATCCCTCGACCTCTCCGAGGAAGCTTCCGACGAATGCAAAGAGGATCTGATGAGCGTGAGAAAGTCTTTCTCATACGGACCATTGTCTTACGCAAACGGTGTTGGAAGCTCGTCGAACCGCGGCGCTAAAGTGAGCGAAGAAGACGAAGACTGGGTTTATTACAGCCACAGGAAGTCTGACGTGGGAGGAGGAGGAGGAGGAGGAGGAGGTTGCTGCTCGGACGTTGAAGATGCGTCTGCTGGGTTGGTGTACGAGACATCATCATCATCGCTTCTTCAGCGTCGTAGCATATTGCCGTGGAGGAAGAGGAAGCTGAGCTTTAGGTCTCCGAAGGCCAAAGGAGAGCCTTTGTTGAAGAAAGATAATGGGGAAGAAGGTGGAGATGACATTGATTATGATCGGAGGCAACTTAGCTCAGATGAAGCTCTTGTG AGAAGCAAAACAGATGAAGATTCTTCAACAGTTAATCCTCAACACTCTTCTTTCTTGGAGTTTGGAGACGACAGTTTCGCTATTGGAAGTTGGGAAGAGAAAGAAGTGGTGAGCAGAGACGGACACATGAAGCTTCAGACAAGTGTCTTTCTTGCTTCCATCGACCAGAGAAGCGAGCGTGCAGCTGGCGAGAGTGCATGCACCGCTCTCGTAGCTGTTATCGCGGATTGGTTCCAGAAGAACGGTAGCCTCATGCCTATCAAGTCTCAGTTCGATAGTTTGATCAGAGAAGGCTCGTTAGAGTGGAGAAACCTCTGCGAGAACGAAACGTACATGCAGCAGTTCCCCGACAAGCATTTTGATCTCGACACTGTGTTACAAGCAAAGATCAGGTCGTTAACTGTTGTCCCAGGGAAGTCTTTTGTCGGGTTTTTCCATCCAGAAGGGATGATCAACGAAGGAAGCTTCGAGTTTCTGCAAGGTGCAATGTCCTTCGATAGTATATGGGATGAGATTATCAATCTTGACGATGATGAGCGTGTTTACATTGTGAGCTGGAATGATCACTTCTTTGTACTCAAAGTTGAAAACGAAGCTTACTACATCATTGACACGCTTGGAGAGAGGCTATACGAGGGTTGTGATCAAGCTTACATTTTGAAGTTCGATGATAAAACCGTCATCCACAAGAATCTTCAAGGAGAAGAATCAGAATCTGAACCTGAACCAGAGGTTGTGTGCAGTGGGAAGGAGTCATGTAAAGAGTATATTAAGAGTTTCTTGGCGGCGATACCGATAAGAGAGTTGCAAGAGGATATCAAGAAAGGACTAGCTTCGACTGCTCCTGTTCATCAACGCTTACAGGTCGAGTTTCATTACACTGAGATGAGTAGAGACAATGATGTCGTCCCTGTCTGA
- the LOC106327039 gene encoding protein LURP-one-related 10: protein MAIVGPNFCAPYPVELGIVRKVMTITDGNFAVTDVNGNLLFKVKEPLFSLSDKRILLDASDTPILTLKENKVSLHDRWQVFRGKSTDQNDLVYTLKRSSMFQLIKPKLDVFLAHNKEMKECDFHVKGSWIDRSSVIYAGKSDVIVAQMHKKHTAQSILIGKSNFSVTVYPNVDYAFIVSLIVILDDINREDSED from the exons ATGGCGATCGTGGGCCCTAACTTTTGTGCACCGTATCCGGTAGAGTTGGGAATCGTACGAAAGGTGATGACGATAACAGATGGTAACTTCGCCGTCACAGACGTCAACGGCAATCTCCTTTTCAAAGTCAAGGAACCATTGTTTAGTCTTTCCGACAAAAGGATCTTACTCGACGCATCAGACACTCCCATTTTGACTTTGAAAGAAAAT AAGGTGAGCCTTCACGATAGGTGGCAAGTGTTTAGAGGAAAGAGCACAGACCAAAATGATTTGGTATACACATTGAAACGATCGTCGATGTTTCAGCTGATTAAGCCAAAGCTAGATGTTTTCTTGGCTCATAATAAGGAAATGAAGGAATGCGACTTCCATGTCAAAGGAAGTTGGATCGACCGGTCATCTGTCATCTATGCTGGAAAATCTGACGTCATTGTTGCTCAG ATGCACAAGAAACATACCGCGCAGAGCATATTGATAGGGAAGAGTAATTTCTCGGTTACGGTTTATCCGAACGTTGATTATGCGTTTATAGTCTCTCTCATTGTAATTCTCGATGACATTAACCGAGAAGATTCCGAAGACTAA
- the LOC106343077 gene encoding ras-related protein RABD1, which yields MSTEYDYLFKLLLIGDSSVGKSCLLLRFADDAYIDSYISTIGVDFKIRTIELDGKTVKLQIWDTAGQERFRTITSSYYRGAHGIIIVYDCTEMESFNNVKQWLSEIDRYANDSVCKLLIGNKNDMVESKVVSTETGKALADELGIPFLETSAKDSINVEQAFLTIAGEIKKKMGSQPNANNTSGSGTVQMKGQPILENNGGCCSSS from the exons ATGAGCACCGAGTA CGATTATCTGTTCAAGCTTTTGTTGATCGGTGACTCGTCTGTTGGAAAATCATGCCTCCTTCTCCGATTCGCC GATGATGCTTACATTGACAGTTACATTAGTACCATTGGTGTTGACTTC AAAATTAGGACTATTGAGCTGGATGGGAAGACCGTTAAGCTGCAAATC TGGGATACTGCTGGGCAAGAACGTTTCAGGACCATCACTAGCAGCTACTACAGAGGAGCTCATGGAATCATT ATTGTGTACGACTGTACTGAGATGGAGAGCTTCAACAACGTGAAGCAGTGGTTGAGTGAGATCGACAGATATGCTAATGACAGTGTTTGCAAGCTTCTTATCGGTAACAAGAATGATATGGTTGAGAGTAAAGTTGTTTCCACCGAAACTGGAAAG GCCTTAGCGGATGAGCTTGGAATTCCATTTCTTGAGACCAGTGCTAAGGATTCTATCAACGTCGAACAAGCATTCTTAACTATTGCTGGCGAGATCAAGAAGAA AATGGGAAGCCAGCCTAATGCAAACAATACATCTGGAAGTGGAACTGTTCAGATGAAAGGTCAGCCAATTCTAGAGAACAATGGCGGTTGCTGCAGTAGTAGTTAA